The sequence CGGACGTCCCCGGCGCGGAGATCGGCGCCGACGGCGCGACGCTCGCCGAGCTGGCCGCGCTGCGCAAGGGCGAGAAGCGTCCCGAGGGTCAGGACGCTCCCAGCACCGCCACCGGCTTCTACCTCTAGGACGCCTTCCGCAGGGCCTGCTCGATGTCGGCCCAGAGGTCGTCCGGGTGTTCGAGGCCGACGGCGAGGCGCACCGTTCCCTCGCCGATGCCGGCGGCGGCGAGGGACGCGGCGTCCAACTGCCGGTGGGACGTGCTGGCCGGGTGCATGACCAGGGTCGCGATGTCGCCGAGCGACGGGCCCAGCGAGACCAGCTCGACGGCCTCGGAGAAGGTCCGGCCCGCGTCCCGGCCGCCGGCCAGCTCGAACGCGAGGACCCCGCCGGCGCCGTCCGGCAGCAGCCGCCGGGCGAGCTCGTGCTGCGGGTGGTCCTCCAGCCCCGGGTAGTGGACGCGGATGACCGACGGGTGGCCGGCCAGGCGGCGGGCGATGTCGAGGGCGGACTCGCTCTGCCTGGCCACGCGCAGCGGCATCGTGGCGAGACCCCGGACGGTCAGCCACGAGGCGAACGGGTCGGGGGTGGAGCCCAGCTCGACGGCGTGCTCCCAGACGCGTTGGTGGACGGACGCGTCGGCGAAGACGGCGGCCCCGCCGATGGTGTCGCCGTGCCCGCCGAGGTACTTCGTCGTGGAGTGGACGACGATGTCGGCCCCGTGCTCGATGGGCCTGCACAGGAGCGGGACGAAGGTGTTGTCGACGACGGTCAGCACGCCCGTCCCGCGGACGGCCTCGGTGAACGCGGGCAGGTCCGTCACGTGGGTGGTGGGGTTGGCGACCGTCTCCAGGTAGAGGATCTTCGTCGTGGCGCGGAGCGCGTCCCGTACCTCGGCGGGGTCGTCGCCGGAGACGAACGTGACCTCGACGCCCCACCGTGCGGCGAGGTCCTGGAGCAGCGCGTGGGTTCCGCCGTAGAGGGCGGCCTGCGCGATGACGTGGTCGCCGCTGCGGAGCAGACCCATCAGCACCGCGTTGACCGCGCCCATGCCGGATCCGGTGGCGAGCGTGCCGGAGCCGCCTTCGAGATCGGTGAGCGACTGCTCCAGGGCGCGGACGGTCGGGTTGGCCATCCGGGCGTAGAAGAACGCCTCGTCGGGGCCCTGGAACGCGGCGGCCAGCGCGTCGGAGGCGTCGAAGGAGAAAAGGTGGCCCTGGTAGATCGGGACGCCGAGCGGACGGCTGCCCTCGGGGACGATCACGGGCGGGTGGACGGCTCGCGTCTGCGGGTGATGTGCGGTCATGCTCCCAGCGTGCGGCGGGAACGGCGCGGCGGGAACGGCCAATCGCGACCAGTGGCCCGGTGCGCCCCCGGCTCGTGCTCGCACCGCGCCGGACCACCGGCCCGGCCGAAGGCGCCGCGTCCCTGGCCGGCCGGTACCGTCTCGCCGCCGGCCCGCCCACCCCGCAGGGGCGAACCGGCGGTCGAGGCCGTCCGGTCGGGGAGTGAGAACGGCGTCCTCGACCGGAGACACGATCATCGCCCGCGGAGGGGCCCGCCCACCATCCGGGGGATCACTGGCATCCGGGGAGGGCTTGTACGTGTCCCCGCCCTCCGTACTACGGGGTCGCCCGGGCGAACAGCCTCCGGTACACGTGCCGCAGACCGTGGAGATCACTGACGGGCTCGGCGAACGGGATCCGCACGTCGAACGACGACGGCGCGTCCGGCGGCGGCGCGGAGCAGCGCAGCCACATGCCGTACCGGTCGAGCCCGAGCGGCCGGACCGGTCCGGGCGGGACCGACTCCGGCAGCAGGTGCGTCAGCTCGGCGCGGTGGGCGGAGTCCAGGTGCGTCAGTATGCCCGCCTCGACGGCGACGAACGGGTCGGGTGCGGCGTCCGCGTACTCCTCGGGCTCCAGGATGGCGCTCCCCCAGGCGTCGTCGACCTCGACCTGGGCGGCTTCGAGGGCCAGGATCGTCCACTCGCGCCGGCCGTCCCGCTCGGCGCCGAGGTCGAGCAGTTCGGGACGCGGGTGCGCGTGCGAGAGGCGCAGCGCGGCGGCGCGCAGTTCGCCCTCGGGGATCTCGCTCAGCCAGCCGTGCAGCCAGGCCCGGCCCCGGACGCGGTCCGGCAGCGGCACCGGCGCGACGTCGAAGATCCGCAGCGTGGCGGGCACGTCGTCCTCGCCGGCGAGGGCCGCCGCGACCGGCGCGTCCGCCCGGACGAGCAGCAGCGGCCTGCCGTCCCGGTCGGTCGTGTGCGCCGGGACGGGGGCGTAGGGGACGCCCGGCGCGACGAGCACGCCGTCCGCGACGCCATAGGTGAGAGTTCGCGCGCGTTCCGCCGCCGTGGGGCCCTGCTTGACCGGCGGGGTCTGCGCGCTCTGCGTGGTCTCCGCTCGCGGCACCGTGCCTCCTTGACGTTTCAGGTTAGGCTTACCTAACTTAGGCTTACCTAACCATCAAGGAGCGTGATGAACAACCCCCGTCCCAAGGTGCGGCTCTCGCGAGCCCTGGGCATCCCCCTGACGCCGAAGAGCGTGAAGTACTTCGAGGCCCGCCCCTACCCGCCCGGCGTGCACGGCCGTGCCCGCAAGCAGGAGAGCGACTACAAGGTCCGGCTCCGCGAGAAGCAGCGGCTCCGCGCGCAGTACAACATCCGCGAGGCGCAGCTCCGCAACGCCTTCGACAAGGCCGCCCGGACGGGAGGCAAGACCGGCGAGGCCCTGCTCGTCGACCTCGAACGCCGGCTGGACGCCCTCGTCCTGCGCGCCGGGTTCGCCCGGACGATCTACCAGGCCCGCCAGTTCGTCGTGCACCGCCACGTGCTGGTGAACGGCGGCCGCGTGGACCGCCCGTCCTACCGGCTGCGGCCCGGAGACGTCATCACGGTCGCCGAGCGGAGCCGCGCGATGGTCCCGTTCCAGGTCGCGGCCGCCGGCGGGCACGCCGCCGAGGTCCCGCCCTACCTGGAGGTCCGGCACGACGCGCTCGCCGCCCGGCTCGCGCGGCTGCCCGAGCGCGCCGAGATCCCCATCGTCTGCGACGAGCAGCTCGTCGTCGAGCACTACTCCCGCTAGGCGCCCGCGTGCGGCTAGCGCAGGTCGCCGAGTTCCTCGCGGGCGGTGGTGCGCAGGGTGCGCAGGGCGTCCACGAGGACGCGGCGCTGCTCCTCGGTGAGGGGGCCCGCGAAGTGCGCGCGGAGCGTCTCGGCGTGCACGCGCAGGGCCTCGTCCAGCTTCGCCCGCCCGGCCGGGGTCAGCGCCACGTTCTGGCGGCGCCGGTCGCCCGGGGCGGGTTCGCGGCGGACGAGCCCGGCCTCCTGCATCCGGTCGATGATGCGGGTCATGCCGCCGCTGGTCAGGATCAGGTCGCCGGCCAGCCCGCCCATCGACACCGCGCACTCGCCGCCCGCGCCGGACAGCCTCAGCAGCACCTCGAAGACCGCGTGCCGGATGCCGCAGCGGCGCTCCAGCTCGCGGCCCGCGATCCGCTCCAGGCCCGACGCCGCGCCCAGCAGCGCGCCGAACTCGTGCACCAGCGCGTCCGGGACGGCCGTGCCCTGCCCGTCCGGCTCCGCCACGATCGACATGATGCCCCCGCCTCCGTCCCTCGGCCCCGTCATCGGCATAACGCGCGAGCGCCCCGCACGGCTTCCGTGCGGGGCGCCTGCGCCGTGCTGCGCGGGCTCAGTTCTTGGGCTTGCCGCTGCTCTCCGCCTCGGGCGACTTCGACGCGCCGCCGCTCGGAACGGTCGGCAGCTGGTTCTGCTGGTTCTGGTTCTGGTCGTTGGTGCCCGACGCGTACTGCTTGGTGACCTTCCACTTCCCGTCGACCTTGGCAAGGGCGAGACGGAGCAGCGTCGCGGGTGCCGAGGTCGCGCCGTCCTTGGTCCGGACGTCGATGTCGACCATGACGACGGCGGTGGCGAACCTGCCGTCCACGCTGCCCACGAAGACCTGGTTCGTCTTGGACGTCAGCGACAGCTCGGGGTTGCTCTTGAACGTCTCGCCGAGGCTGGGGAGCGTGGTGCTCTTGAAGCTCTCCAGCAGGTCGCCGCCCATCAGCTTCTGGGCCTTGTCCATCTGCGTCTGGTAGTTCTGCGCGTTGTAGTTGAGCGCGACGTCGCCGTAGGCGGACGCGACCTTGCTCACCGCGTCCCGGTCGTCCTGCTCGGACGACAGGGAGCTCGCGCTCGTCCACTGCCATATCGCCAGGCTCGCCAGCAGCGCGACCAGGACGACCACCACGACCGCCTGCACCATGCCGAGACCGAAGATCCCCGGCCGGGCCTCCGCGGACGCCGCGGGGCTCCGCCGGGCCGGGGCCTTCTTCGGCGCCTCGGCCTCGTCCTCCTCGGCCTCGTCCTCCGGCGGTTCGAGACGGGTCGGGCGCGGCCTCGGCTTGGCGGCCGGCTTGGCGGGCGCCTTGGCGGCGGGCTTCGCCGCCGGCTTGGCCGGCCGGGCCGGAGCCTCGTCCGGGGCCTCCTCGTCCTCGGCGTCGAGCGCCTCCAGGACCTCGTCGAGGTCCTCGTCGTCGATGACCTCGATGACCCGCACCCGGCGCTTGCGCTTGGCGGCGGGCCTGGCGGGCCGCTCCACGGCCTCCTCGGCGGACTCGGTCTCGATCGCCTCGGTCTGTTCGGGCGCCTCCTCGGCCGGGACCGCCTCGACCTGGTCGGACCCGCCCTTGGTGGTCTTGGCTGTCACTTCGGATACTCCTCGGGGTTGGGGTCAGTCCTTGCCCCGACGCAGTCGGGAAAGGCGGGACACCACGGGCACCGAGCCCATCATGACCCTGATCAGCACCAGAAGGGCGATGATCGGGGGAACGTACACCAGCCAGATCGGCGGTCCGCCGGAAGAGTCGCTCTCGTTCGCGGCCTTCCTGGCCTGCACGTTCCGCTGGAGGGCGGGATCGTGGGTGGGGATCGTCTCGCCCGGGTTCTTCGCCTTGTAGGGCTTCTGCTTGGTCACCGCCGGGGTGCGGCCGCCGGGGCAGGTCGGGACCCGGTTCACCGCGGGCTGCGCGCGCGGGTACTTGTACTCCAGCGTCGCGAGCCTCTTCAGCGTGACCTGGAAGACGACGTTCAGCACGGGCCGGCCCTGGTCCCGTCCGATCACGTTGTCCAGGACGACCTTGAGCTGCGGCGCCACCGCGAGCGTCTTGCGCAGGTCGTTGAGGTAGTTGGGGTCGTAGATCCCGATGCCCAGGTTGCCGAGCATGTCCACGGTGCAGCCGAAGTCGGGACCGGTCTTGTCGAGCAGGTCGTTCACCGTGGCGAGCAGGCCGGGGCCGCGGTCGCGCAGCTCGGCGATCTGCCCGCGGACCTGGCTGAGCGCGGCGGTGAGGGCGGCGAGGTTGTCGATCCCCGCGCCGAGGGAGCCGCGGTTCTGGTTCAGCACGTGGGTGATGCGGCCGAGGTCGTTGGTCAGCCCGTCCAGCAGCTCGGTGTTCTGCGCGAACGTCTGGGTGAGGTCGTCGCCGCCGTTGACGATCTGGCGGAGGGAGTCCTCGCGTCCGGCCCATCCGGCGGCCAGCTCCTGGGTGAGCACCTTGGCGTCGTCCGGGTCGATCGCCTTCAGGGTGTCGATGACGGCGCCGAAGAGGTCGCCGTACTTCGGCGGGACCTTCGTCTGCGACACCGGGATCACGGTGCCGGGCTTCATCGGCGGGGCGCCGGACCTGCCGGGCCCCGGGGTCAGCTCGACCACCGGCTCGCCCACCGCGGACTTGCGGGCCGCGGCGGCGGTGACCCCCTGCGGGATCTTGACGCCGCGCTGCATGTCCAGCCGGACGACGACCTTGTCCTTCTCCAGCCGCACCGAGTCGATCTTGCCGACCCGCAGGCCGAGGTAGTCGACCTCGAAGTTCGGGTGCAGGCCCGGCGAGGACTCGAACTCCACGGTGATGTGGTAGGGCCGGTCGATGAAGTCGAAGCGGACGACGTTGTTGAACGCCCACACGACCATCAACGCGGCGAGCACGCCGAACGCCGCCAGGTTGATCGTCAGCCGTCTGTTCATCCGCGCGGCTCCAGGATCTTGTCGAGGTCCGGCAGGGCGCCCTGGAGCTGCTTGGGGATCTCCGGCGATCCGGCCTTCTTCTTCTTGGGGCTCTGGCTGAGGCCCGGGAAGATCGGCGTTCCGTCCGGCCAGACGATCCGCAGGAGCGGGTACAGCAGCAGCTGGCCGTCATAGGTGGCCCGCGGCAGCTTGTCGGTGAACTCGACCAGGCCGTCCACCAGCGCCGTGAGCCGCTTGCGGTTGTCGCCGAGCTGCTGCAGGACGGGGTCGAGGTCGCGCAGCAGCGCGCGGAAGCGCTGGATGCGTCCCTCCAGCACCTTGTCGTTCAGCTCGCGCGCCGTCGTGGTGAGCTTGTCGACCATCTTGATGATCTTGTACTTGTCCTGGTCGAGCAGCCGGGTGGTGCGTTCGAGCTGCTCGGGCGTCTCGTTCAGGGCGTCGCTGCCCTTGGCGAGGGACCGGCCGAGCCGGGCGAACCGGTCGACCGACTCGCCGAGCTCGCGGCGCTGCTCGGCGAACATCTTCAGCAGCGCGCCCGCCTGCGCGATCGTCTTGTTCAGCTTCTGCCCGTTGCCGTCCAGGGCGGTGGCGCCCGCGTTGACGACCGTCGCGACGTCGTCCCCGGCCAGGGCCTGGATCAGCGGCCCGGCCTGCCCGACGACCTGCTCGAACGCCGGCTGGACGCTGGTGTCGGTGATCGCCGTGCCGGTGGCCAGGTACGGGCCGCGGTTCATGCTCGCGCCGGGCGGCATCTGCAGGTCCACGTAGTTCTCGCCGAGCAGCGAGGTCACCTTGATCTCGGCCCGGGTGCCCTGCGGGATCTTGATGCCGTCCTTGATGGCCAGCGTCGCCTTCGACCGGTAGCCGGCGAGCTCGACCTTCGTGACGGTGCCGATCGTGATGTCGGACATCTTCACGCTGTGCCCCGCGACGAGACCCTGCGCGTCGTCGAACGTGGCGGTCAGCTTCAGGCCGCCCTTCGGCGCGCCCGCCGTCTTGTAGGAGCAGCCGGAGACGGCGAGGGCCGCGGCCGCGACGAGCACCAGCAGCAGCCGGCCGCCGGCCGCCGCGCGGCGCCGTCCCGTGATGACGAGCCTGCCCATCAGTTGCCTCCGTTCTGCCAGGGACAGTTGGAGTTGGGTGCGGGCAGCGGGCAGTCGACGTCGTCGGAGTTCATCAGGCCCTTGAGCCAGGTCCGCAGGAACGCGTCCGTGGCGAAGCGGATCTGCAGCGACTTGTTCTTCGGGTTGTAGCCGCCGATGAGCGCGTCGCTGATGCCGGGCAGCACCCGGATGAGCTGCGCCAGCTCCCTGGCGTTGCCCTTGAGGATCAGGGCCGTCCGGGTGAGGACCGCCAGGTCGTAGGGCAGGTTCCCCTTGTACTTCTGCAGCAGCTTGTCGCCGTTCTTCGCCAGCTCCAGGATGCCGCTGATCAGCTGCTGCAGCTCGCCGCGCTCGGAGCTCAGCACCTGGCTCGCGGTGCCGAAGTCGCGGATCATCGTGCCGAGGATCTGCTCGCGCCCGCGCACCACCCCCGCCAGCCGGCTGAGGTTCTGCGCGACCTCGATGAGCTCCTTGTCCTGCCCGGCGACGTTCTCGACGAGGCGGGCGCTCTGCTCCAGGGTCGCGTTGAACTCCCTGCCGTTGCCCTTCACCGTGTCGGCGGCCGTGCCGAGCGCGCTCTGCATCTTGGTCGGGTCGAGCGCGTTGGCCAGGTTGGTGAACGAGCTGAGCGCGTCGTCCACCTCGACGGGCACGTGGGTGCGCTCGATCGGGATGACGTCCGCGGTCTCCTTGGCCTCCCCCGGCCTCCACGCCGGGTGCAGGACGAGGTTGCGCTCGCCGATCAGGTTCAGCGGGACGATCGAGGCCTGCACGCCCTTCGGCAGCGGGACGTCCCGGCGCAGATGGAAGGTGACCTTCACCCGGTCGCCCTGGTTCTCGACCTTGTCGACGAGCCCCACGTCGGCGCCCATCACCTTGACCTTCGACTCCTCGTAGAAGGAGCGGGCCTTCGGGACGTAGACGACCATGGTGCGCTCGCCGCCCGCGGACGGGGCGAGCGAGCAGCCGCCGAGCGAGGCGGTCAGGGCGAGGCCGAGCGCGACGGCCACGCCGCGCAGCCGGCCGCCGCCGGGACCTCCGGGGGGCCGTCCCCCCGTGCCGTCGCCGCTCATCAGTTGCCTCCCTGCGGTCGCCGCGTGGAGATCGGACCGGCCGGCTGCAGCGGGCCGAGCCCGGTGAGCAGGCCCTCGATGTACTGGCCGTTGCCCTTGAGGTTGGCGACCTGCTGGAACGTCGGGCCGAGCAGCGAGAAGTCGGTGTTCAGCGCGTCCATGTTGGGCGCGAGCCGGGTCGTCAGCAGGTGCAGGTTGTCCAGCAGGGTGTCGAGCTCCTTCTGGTTCCTGGAGATCACGTTGGACAGCGTCCGGACGGTCTCACTGCCCTGCCCGATCGCCGCCGCCAGTTCGTTGCGGCGCCGGACGAGCGACTGCAGCAGCACCTGGCTGGCGTCGATGATCTGGCGCAGCTCCTGGTCCTTGCCCGCCAGCGTGCCGGTGATCGTCTTGCTGTTCTCGATCAGCCGCTGGATCTCGGGATAGGAGTCGTTCAGCGTCCGGGACAGCTCCTGGATGTTGACCAGGATGCGGCGCAGCTTCACCGCCCCCGGCGACCTGATCTTGTTGATCTCGGTGAGCAGCTTGTCGACGCTGCGCTGGTCGAGCTTGCCCACGATGTTCTGCGCGCTCTCCAGGGCCTCCGGCACGGTGAACGGGACGCTGGTGCGCGACAGCGGAATCCGCCGCCGCGACTCCGGCACGTCCGCCAGGTAGGGCTTGGAGACCGGGCCGGACAGCCGCAGGTACCG is a genomic window of Actinomadura citrea containing:
- a CDS encoding trans-sulfuration enzyme family protein, whose product is MTAHHPQTRAVHPPVIVPEGSRPLGVPIYQGHLFSFDASDALAAAFQGPDEAFFYARMANPTVRALEQSLTDLEGGSGTLATGSGMGAVNAVLMGLLRSGDHVIAQAALYGGTHALLQDLAARWGVEVTFVSGDDPAEVRDALRATTKILYLETVANPTTHVTDLPAFTEAVRGTGVLTVVDNTFVPLLCRPIEHGADIVVHSTTKYLGGHGDTIGGAAVFADASVHQRVWEHAVELGSTPDPFASWLTVRGLATMPLRVARQSESALDIARRLAGHPSVIRVHYPGLEDHPQHELARRLLPDGAGGVLAFELAGGRDAGRTFSEAVELVSLGPSLGDIATLVMHPASTSHRQLDAASLAAAGIGEGTVRLAVGLEHPDDLWADIEQALRKAS
- a CDS encoding DUF2470 domain-containing protein, with the protein product MPRAETTQSAQTPPVKQGPTAAERARTLTYGVADGVLVAPGVPYAPVPAHTTDRDGRPLLLVRADAPVAAALAGEDDVPATLRIFDVAPVPLPDRVRGRAWLHGWLSEIPEGELRAAALRLSHAHPRPELLDLGAERDGRREWTILALEAAQVEVDDAWGSAILEPEEYADAAPDPFVAVEAGILTHLDSAHRAELTHLLPESVPPGPVRPLGLDRYGMWLRCSAPPPDAPSSFDVRIPFAEPVSDLHGLRHVYRRLFARATP
- the rpsD gene encoding 30S ribosomal protein S4; protein product: MNNPRPKVRLSRALGIPLTPKSVKYFEARPYPPGVHGRARKQESDYKVRLREKQRLRAQYNIREAQLRNAFDKAARTGGKTGEALLVDLERRLDALVLRAGFARTIYQARQFVVHRHVLVNGGRVDRPSYRLRPGDVITVAERSRAMVPFQVAAAGGHAAEVPPYLEVRHDALAARLARLPERAEIPIVCDEQLVVEHYSR
- a CDS encoding MarR family winged helix-turn-helix transcriptional regulator, with translation MSIVAEPDGQGTAVPDALVHEFGALLGAASGLERIAGRELERRCGIRHAVFEVLLRLSGAGGECAVSMGGLAGDLILTSGGMTRIIDRMQEAGLVRREPAPGDRRRQNVALTPAGRAKLDEALRVHAETLRAHFAGPLTEEQRRVLVDALRTLRTTAREELGDLR
- a CDS encoding MCE family protein → MNRRLTINLAAFGVLAALMVVWAFNNVVRFDFIDRPYHITVEFESSPGLHPNFEVDYLGLRVGKIDSVRLEKDKVVVRLDMQRGVKIPQGVTAAAARKSAVGEPVVELTPGPGRSGAPPMKPGTVIPVSQTKVPPKYGDLFGAVIDTLKAIDPDDAKVLTQELAAGWAGREDSLRQIVNGGDDLTQTFAQNTELLDGLTNDLGRITHVLNQNRGSLGAGIDNLAALTAALSQVRGQIAELRDRGPGLLATVNDLLDKTGPDFGCTVDMLGNLGIGIYDPNYLNDLRKTLAVAPQLKVVLDNVIGRDQGRPVLNVVFQVTLKRLATLEYKYPRAQPAVNRVPTCPGGRTPAVTKQKPYKAKNPGETIPTHDPALQRNVQARKAANESDSSGGPPIWLVYVPPIIALLVLIRVMMGSVPVVSRLSRLRRGKD
- a CDS encoding MCE family protein, with the protein product MGRLVITGRRRAAAGGRLLLVLVAAAALAVSGCSYKTAGAPKGGLKLTATFDDAQGLVAGHSVKMSDITIGTVTKVELAGYRSKATLAIKDGIKIPQGTRAEIKVTSLLGENYVDLQMPPGASMNRGPYLATGTAITDTSVQPAFEQVVGQAGPLIQALAGDDVATVVNAGATALDGNGQKLNKTIAQAGALLKMFAEQRRELGESVDRFARLGRSLAKGSDALNETPEQLERTTRLLDQDKYKIIKMVDKLTTTARELNDKVLEGRIQRFRALLRDLDPVLQQLGDNRKRLTALVDGLVEFTDKLPRATYDGQLLLYPLLRIVWPDGTPIFPGLSQSPKKKKAGSPEIPKQLQGALPDLDKILEPRG
- a CDS encoding MCE family protein is translated as MSGDGTGGRPPGGPGGGRLRGVAVALGLALTASLGGCSLAPSAGGERTMVVYVPKARSFYEESKVKVMGADVGLVDKVENQGDRVKVTFHLRRDVPLPKGVQASIVPLNLIGERNLVLHPAWRPGEAKETADVIPIERTHVPVEVDDALSSFTNLANALDPTKMQSALGTAADTVKGNGREFNATLEQSARLVENVAGQDKELIEVAQNLSRLAGVVRGREQILGTMIRDFGTASQVLSSERGELQQLISGILELAKNGDKLLQKYKGNLPYDLAVLTRTALILKGNARELAQLIRVLPGISDALIGGYNPKNKSLQIRFATDAFLRTWLKGLMNSDDVDCPLPAPNSNCPWQNGGN
- a CDS encoding MCE family protein — protein: MALKSLRDVNHKIVAIVTLAALGAGCVFAFALGQLHLLERGYTMSGEFSDTAGLKKGQDVRVAGVKSGRITAVEPDFAHGRVIVSWHVNAGIDLGPKTRAEIQTTTLLGGRYLRLSGPVSKPYLADVPESRRRIPLSRTSVPFTVPEALESAQNIVGKLDQRSVDKLLTEINKIRSPGAVKLRRILVNIQELSRTLNDSYPEIQRLIENSKTITGTLAGKDQELRQIIDASQVLLQSLVRRRNELAAAIGQGSETVRTLSNVISRNQKELDTLLDNLHLLTTRLAPNMDALNTDFSLLGPTFQQVANLKGNGQYIEGLLTGLGPLQPAGPISTRRPQGGN